From a region of the Melospiza georgiana isolate bMelGeo1 chromosome 23, bMelGeo1.pri, whole genome shotgun sequence genome:
- the C23H1orf74 gene encoding UPF0739 protein C1orf74 homolog: protein MAPGPAALPVPLLVAAAREAQGPGRRRRLPAARALQAAGEVLAVAAGLKPALLWDCGPAGPAELRRYLGRLREAGLAAERLHVLAMGGSALVLRPGLARDRLRDRSPPLVDVSAARRGPALCGPDEAQAVRRHLAALLGHLRDAEAAGAEPVTASEVEPSGWNLCTVAGALLGYPAVYTFAEGAENCLALTPLRVFTARACCPRIKDGLRVQICSFSVPESLCAELRDVLDAWCQQLRAAFGAQSDFVDLCISSEVVSLPAVAL from the coding sequence ATGGCGCCGGGCCCCGCGGCGCTGCCGGTGCCGCTGCTGGTGGCGGCGGCCCGGGAGGCGCAGGGGCCCGGCCGGAGGCGGCGGCTGCCCGCGGCCCGGGCGCTGCAGGCGGCCGGGGAGGTGCTGGCGGTGGCGGCGGGGCTGAAGCCGGCGCTGCTGTGGGACTGCGGCCCCGCGGGCCCGGCCGAGCTGCGGCGCTACCTGGGCCGGCTGCGGGAGGCCGGGCTGGCCGCGGAGCGGCTGCACGTGCTGGCCATGGGCGGCTCGGCGCTGGTGCTGCGGCCGGGGCTGGCCCGGGACCGGCTCCGGGACCGGTCCCCGCCGCTCGTGGATGTgtcggcggcgcggcggggcccggcgctCTGCGGCCCTGACGAGGCCCAGGCCGTGCGCCGCCACCTCGCCGCCCTGCTGGGCCACCTGCGGGACGCCGAGGCCGCCGGAGCCGAGCCGGTGACCGCCAGCGAGGTGGAACCCAGCGGCTGGAACCTGTGCACCGTGGCCGGGGCGCTGCTGGGCTACCCCGCCGTGTACACCTTCGCCGAGGGCGCCGAGAACTGCCTGGCGCTGACCCCGCTGAGGGTGTTCACGGCCCGGGCCTGCTGCCCCCGCATCAAGGACGGGCTCCGGGTGCAGATCTGCTCCTTCAGCGTCCCCGAGAGCCTGTGCGCCGAGCTCCGGGACGTGCTGGAtgcctggtgccagcagctcagggcgGCTTTCGGTGCTCAGAGCGACTTTGTAGATCTCTGCATCTCCAGCGAGGTCGTGTCTCTTCCAGCGGTCGCCTTGTAA